The genomic window TTTTTTTGTTAAGTTAAGAATGATTTCTCATTCGTGGAAGGAATTGGGAGGGATGTCGAAGAATGTATATATTCACAATATACACCTAATGCCTTAATGGGGGTGAAAACATGTCGTTAATAAATCCGGAGTATCGCACCGGCGTTGGAAGAAATGCTTTCGCTAGAATTCAGTATATCCATGCGGCCATAAAAGCCCGCAAGTATCCCAATGTAAATCGGCTGGCAGAACAATTTGAGGTGAGTACCAGGGCTGTGGAACGTGATCTGGAAATGATGCGTGATTTAATGGGGGCCCCTATAGTCTACTCATATAGTCAAAAGGGGTATTACTATGCCGATGAAAACTTTAGCATACCCAAAATCAGGATGACAGAAGGGGAATTAGCTGCAGTGTTTCTTGGGGAAAGACTGTTAACTAAATATCAAGGGCATCCCTATGAAAAAGAGATAAAGTCAGCTTATACAAAAATTCAGGCTCTGTTTCCGGAAAGTGCGGTACTTGATTATGATGAGATTGAGCGGACAGTTACTTTCGCTGTGGAGGATGCCCGGGGAGATGGACAGATACTACTGGGGCATTATCAAATCATTCAGGGGGCCATCGGATCTAACAGGACTGTGTTTGCAGACTATTACAGTCTTAGTTCAGACAGCCGTAGTGAGCGCCATATTGACCCTTATCATCTGCGGTTCCAGGATGGGGCCTGGTACTGCATCGGTTTTTGTCACATGAGGAAAGAAATCCGGATGTTTGCACTTGATAGATTTTATGAGTTGAAATTAACAGAGCGGAGTTTTAAAAGAGACAAGAATTTCAATATCGAGGAATATCTTGCTTACAGCCTTAACCTTGAGCGGGGCAGCGAACCCAGGGAAGTAACCATAGCTTTTGACAGGTATGCAGCCCGGTGGGTCAGGGAACGACGCTGGCATGAAAGCCAGAGGCTAGATGAACAGCCGGATGGTTCCGTAATCTTAGGCTTGACTGTAAGCGGTCTAAATGAAGTTAAGCGGTGGGTTATGAGTTTTGGCAGTCATGCTGAAGTATTGGCTCCTGCTGAATTAAGACAGGAAATCATGGAAGAGATTGCGGCGATGTTGGGAAATTATAGTTGAAATTATGGACCGAAAATACGTACGCGACGGTATTTGGCGGAGTGGGGGTTTATAATTGAGGTAAAATGATATTGGCGGAGCATTCCAGTTTTGCGATACGGTCTTTGAGAACTGCGATTTCATATTTAATTAAAGTGCATTGTTTTGAATTAAATTCTGTGTCTGAACTTATTAATAAAGGAGCAGCCTGATTCTCCAAACCGTCAATCTTTAGCGCTATTTCTGTGATAAGCCTTTTGATGACTTCAATGGCTTCATTATAGCTACGAATACCTGTCTTGAATTCTGATATGCATTGATTTAACCGGTTATGTTCATTATCAAATCCATCAATAAGATTAGAAAATTTTACGTATTGCGGTTTCAGAGATTCCCGCATTAAGTCTCCAAGTTTTCTAATGTCATTTGAATCTGACATGCTTCATACCTCCTAAGAACATTTTCAAATATTATTTTACCTGTAATTAACAGAAAAGGGAAGGTTAACTTTCTAACCCACTACTAATCAGGGGTGAGGATAATGTTATCAAGCCTGTCTGTGTTAAAAGAATTATCAAGGATAGGTATAATTGAGAAAGAAGGTAAATTGATTATTGTCATCCTTGCCAGACCTGCTCACTACAAGTTTGGGCAATTAGTAAAAATGGGATGTATTTTTGACGGAGGCTATGTTTTTATGCCCCCTGATGGAGCCATGGCAGGGACTTATGAAGAAGTTGTTCTGCCATCATGGGTGTTTAGGATACGAAGAGAATATAGGAGAATAAAGCGGAATTGCATTAAATAATGAGGATTTTACCGGCAAACTGGTAATGAGAATTGGCAGGATATAAGATGGCAGAAACAAGCACATTAGTGTCAATCATTATTTTCATATTTTTCATTCCACAGTTCGGATCTGATTTCTTTTACCAGTTGGTTTATGTTTTCTTCAGAATGAAGTCCCTGTTTTTCTGCTTCTCCTGCCATAGCTTGCTGAAATTCCCTCAGTGCGACCAGAGCGGAATTAGCTATAATAATATTACCGTTTTCCTCCAGAAACAAAACTTTATCTCCTTCTTTAAGGTTCAGTTTTTTGCGGATTTCGATAGGTATAGTTATTTGTCCCTTTGAGGAGAGTCTTGCAAGTTCCACTAAAATACCTCCTTTACTTTCTTTACTTTTCCCGCAAGTAAGATTTTCTTTACATAGTATTATATCACTTTTCTGCGTATAAATGCATGTCCGGAAAATAAAAAACCGCCTTCGGCGGTAAATATTTAAAATAACGGCGGATTTGTTGTCGGATACCGCCATACCCCACGGTCACCTCAGAAGAGATACCTTATCTTAGAACTGCTGATGGATATTGATAAACTTACACTGATTTATCAATAAATGGTTCTCTGATGGATATTCATAAACCTACACATAAACAATCCTAAGCTCAAGAAAATATTAACATAAATAAAATATAATGTCAATGGGGGAAAGCATATGAAAAACAAGGTTCGATTTGGGTTGGATATAGGCATTGGCTCAATTGGCTGGTGTGTAATTAGCGGGGAAAAGGAAACGGCAAAAATTGAAGATTTTGGTGTAAGAATATTTGATTCCGGCGAAATTGACAAGTTGGGTAAAGACCGCAAGAGCCAACAGCGGCGCGGATATCGGGCTGCAAGGCGTCTGAACAGGCGTAGGGCATTCAGGAAAAAAAGAATTAAAGCACATCTCCAGAATATCGGCTTTACGACAATTGATAAGATTGAGGCGTTCTTTCAGCA from Phosphitispora fastidiosa includes these protein-coding regions:
- a CDS encoding AbrB/MazE/SpoVT family DNA-binding domain-containing protein, with product MAVSDNKSAVILNIYRRRRFFIFRTCIYTQKSDIILCKENLTCGKSKESKGGILVELARLSSKGQITIPIEIRKKLNLKEGDKVLFLEENGNIIIANSALVALREFQQAMAGEAEKQGLHSEENINQLVKEIRSELWNEKYENND
- a CDS encoding helix-turn-helix transcriptional regulator, with the translated sequence MSLINPEYRTGVGRNAFARIQYIHAAIKARKYPNVNRLAEQFEVSTRAVERDLEMMRDLMGAPIVYSYSQKGYYYADENFSIPKIRMTEGELAAVFLGERLLTKYQGHPYEKEIKSAYTKIQALFPESAVLDYDEIERTVTFAVEDARGDGQILLGHYQIIQGAIGSNRTVFADYYSLSSDSRSERHIDPYHLRFQDGAWYCIGFCHMRKEIRMFALDRFYELKLTERSFKRDKNFNIEEYLAYSLNLERGSEPREVTIAFDRYAARWVRERRWHESQRLDEQPDGSVILGLTVSGLNEVKRWVMSFGSHAEVLAPAELRQEIMEEIAAMLGNYS